Below is a genomic region from Nitrospira lenta.
CGGGCTTCGTCAACGGGATCAGCACTCGACGGAACAGCGACCACCGATCCGCATAGAGATCCCAAGCCGCTTCGATCAAGGCCGGGTCAATCCGTTCAATGGCCGCATAGAGCGGCAAGACCATGAATGGCAGATACCCGTAAACTAGCCCCAGTAGTACCGCCTGATTGGAATAGAGCAGGTCGAGCGGAGCCGAGATCAGATGCCATTGCAAGAGCACGGTATTCAGCAATCCTTCGGTCCGCAGAATAAACATCCAGGCATAGGTCCGCACCAGAAAGTTCGTCCAGAACGGAATCATGATGAAGATCAGCCACAAGGCCTGCCGCCGCGGGGGCAGCCGGGCAATGTAGTAGGCCAAGGGAAATCCCAACGCGAGACAGATTCCCGTGGTCATCCCGGCCAGCAACAGCGATTGTCCGAAGATCCGCCCGTAGAGAGGATGCAGCAGGTCACGATAGTTGTCCGGACTGAACTCCCACAGGATTCCCCCGTAGGTGCCGCGCGTGGCTAAACTCACTGCCAGAACGACGACCAGCGGGAACAGGCAGAAGACGGCGGTCCACAGCAAACCGGGACCGAGCAATCGCCACCCCCGAAAGCGGGAACACAGACCGGTCGCAGTCTCTTGTGAAGATGACCAGAAATTCATGTCAGAGGAATCACCACGCCATCGACTGAATGCCACAGCAACGAGACGGGCGCTCCGACCGCAACCGGACGACTCCCGGATGCGGCATTGGAGGCATGAATGGTCCAGCGCACCGACGGGCCAACCCGCACAGTCCCCTGCCATTCGCTGCCGATATAGCGCATCGCCTCGACCACGCCATGCAAACAATTCGACCCGGCATCCGCAACATGGCCCGGCATGATGCGAATGCGCTCAGGCCTGACCGTCACTACAACCTGCGTGCCGGACTGAAGATCGGCATGCACCGATAGGCGAATGTCACGCGATGGGGACACGCCACTAAGCTTGAGGATCCCCTCACCGGCTTGAACATCAGCCAACGTTCCAGACACCTCATTACTGACTCCGACAAATCGCGCTACAAATAGATTCTCCGGACGCTCATACAGGTCCTCCGGACGCCCGACCTGCATCACCCGCCCCTGCTGCATGACCGCCAGCCGGTCGGACAACGCCAAGGCCTCTTCCTGATGATGCGTCACACAGACAAACGTCAGCCCCACTTGCGCCTGAATGGTTTTGAGCTCGGTGTGCATTTGTTGTCGAAGCTGCTGGTCCAGCGCGGCCAGCGGCTCATCCAGCAAGACAACAGCGGGCCGGTTGACCAACGCCCGGGCCAGTGCCACTCGTTGCTGCTCACCGCCAGACAGATGAGCCGGCAAACGGTCCCGCTTATCGTTCAACCGGACCAAATCGAGCGTAGCCCGAACCCGCTCGGCAATTTCACCGCGCGGGACGCGTTGCATTTCGAGGCCGAAGGCGACGTTTTCTGCGACCGTCATATGAGGGAAAAGCGCGTAGGATTGAAAGACCAGATTCACCGGCCGCCGATTCGGCGGAACTCCCGCCATCGACCGGCCGTCGATCAGAATGTCACCGGCATCGGGCATTTCAAACCCTGCCAGCATTCTGAGGAGTGAGGTCTTCCCCGCCCCGCTGGGGCCGAGAAGCGAAAAGAATTCTCCGCGATGGATCTGCAGAGACACATGATCGACGGCAAGCGTCGCGCCGTGACGCTTGACCAGGGCTCGAATATCGATGCTCAGGTCAGCCACGGCTCCGAAATCCTATGTCGGGGAACAACGCTGGGGAACACGGAGGCGAGGAAGGCACCGCACGCTCAACTATCCAGTCCGGCCTTGGCGCTCCCGTCACGAAGATGCTTCCGAACACGCACTTTTTCGTGATGCTTCCGCAACAGCTGCTGCCGGATGACATTCCGGTCTTCCGCGACGATCCGCACCAAGCGGTCCACATCTTCGGCATGGTCTCGCACCAGCTCGGTGAGTTTTTGCAGCTGGGCTTCCAACCGCTCCACACGCCAGGACACGCTTTCGGTCTCCACAACCCGCTTGCTCACGGCCTTACCGTTCTTGCGGGGAAGCGCGGCCACAATCAGATCACGTTTCATACGGGACTCCTTTTCTCATCACACCGCTCGCATATCGGAGCTAGTATTGTCTCTGCAGTTCCCGAAGTCAATCATTCCTCTTTCTTTCCATTTCAACACCGTCCTGCTACAATTCGCCGCGATGAACAATATTTTCACGATGATTCTGGCCGGCGGCAAAGGCGAGCGACTCTCCCCGCTCACGGAACAACGCGCCAAGCCGGCAGTCCCCTTCGGCGGGAAATACCGGATCATCGACTTCGCACTGAGCAACTGCCTGAACTCCGGCCTGCGCAAGATCGCCGTGTTGATTCAATACAAATCGCACTCGCTGGATAAACACATCCGCAGCGGATGGAATATTCTGAACGCGGAACTCGGCGAATACATCGCATCGGTCCCGCCTCAGCAACGCATCAGCGAAGAGTGGTACCGGGGCACCGCCGATGCCGTCTACCAGAACATGTTCCTCCTCGACACCGAGCAGGCCGACTACCTGCTGATTCTGGCCGGCGACCACATCTACAAGATGAACTATGCCGAGATGTTCCACTGGCTGCTGGCCAAAGGCGCGGACGCCGTCGTCGGGGCGCTCGATATTCCCATTGAGGACGCCACACGGTTCGGCGTCATCAGCGTGGATGAAGATCTGCGCATCAATCGCTTCGATGAAAAGCCCAAGCACCCCACGCCGATTCCCGGAGATCCGACACACGCCTTTGCCTCCATGGGCATTTACTTGTTTAAGACCTCGGCCATCAAAAAATATCTGATCGCGGACGCGCAAGAAGGTACGGCCCACGACTTCGGCAAGAACATTATCCCGCGCATGATTCAGGAAGGCCGAGTCTATGCCTTCAAGTTTCAGGACGAGAACAAGAAGGCCGTGAAATACTGGCGGGACATTGGAACGCTCGACGCCTACTGGGAAGCCAATATGGATCTGGTTGCCGTCGATCCCCTGTTCAATCTGTACGATCCCAACTGGCCGATCCGCACATATCAAGGGCAATTTCCTCCGGCGAAATTTGTGTTCGCGCAGGATTATCAGGGCGGCCGCATGGGTGTGGCGCTGGACTCCGTTGTCTGCGGAGGCTGTATCGTCTCCGGCGGGCGCATCCAGAATTCCGTGCTCTCTCCGAACGTGCGGGTCCTGGACCACGCCGAGGTGCGCGAATCGATCGTGATGGAAAATGTCGTCATCGGTGAACATAGCCGCATCCGCCGGGCCATCATCGACAAAGACGTGATCATCCCAGCCCATACGGAAATCGGATACGATCGGGAGGCCGATGCCCGCCGATTCACGGTCACGGAATCAGGCCTGGTCGTCATCTCAAAGGGAATGAAGCTGAATGCCTCCCTCGATCCATCCGGTTGATCTAATCGCCGCGCTTCGCGAGAAATCGCTCACGCCTGCGATTGTCTTTCTCACCTCACGCCGTGCCTGCGATGAAGCCATGGAGGCGTTCGACCACGCCCACACGGTACTCCCGCCGGTGCGCCAGGCAGCCATCGCCGCCGCGCTCGAACGGGTCATCGCCCAATATCCCAGCATCGCGGAACATCCCTTGATTCCGACCGTCCAACGGATCGGCGTCGCGGCGCATCACGCCGGCCATCTCCCCTCCTGGAAAATCGCGATCGAAGAGTTGATGCGGCAGGGCTGCCTCGACGCAGTCTTTGCAACCACAACGTTGGCCGCCGGCGTCGACTTTCCGGCGCGCACCGTCGTCATCACGCAATCCAGCATCCGGAAGGCCCGTGACTTCATGGATCTGACCATCGGGGAAGTGCAGCAGATCGCCG
It encodes:
- a CDS encoding ABC transporter permease, encoding MNFWSSSQETATGLCSRFRGWRLLGPGLLWTAVFCLFPLVVVLAVSLATRGTYGGILWEFSPDNYRDLLHPLYGRIFGQSLLLAGMTTGICLALGFPLAYYIARLPPRRQALWLIFIMIPFWTNFLVRTYAWMFILRTEGLLNTVLLQWHLISAPLDLLYSNQAVLLGLVYGYLPFMVLPLYAAIERIDPALIEAAWDLYADRWSLFRRVLIPLTKPGIIAGCVLVFIPSLGAYLTPDLLGGARSMMIGNLIQHEYLVARDWPLGSALSIVLMIIVMSSLLWYFRAQSPQTRERGGL
- a CDS encoding ABC transporter ATP-binding protein, translating into MADLSIDIRALVKRHGATLAVDHVSLQIHRGEFFSLLGPSGAGKTSLLRMLAGFEMPDAGDILIDGRSMAGVPPNRRPVNLVFQSYALFPHMTVAENVAFGLEMQRVPRGEIAERVRATLDLVRLNDKRDRLPAHLSGGEQQRVALARALVNRPAVVLLDEPLAALDQQLRQQMHTELKTIQAQVGLTFVCVTHHQEEALALSDRLAVMQQGRVMQVGRPEDLYERPENLFVARFVGVSNEVSGTLADVQAGEGILKLSGVSPSRDIRLSVHADLQSGTQVVVTVRPERIRIMPGHVADAGSNCLHGVVEAMRYIGSEWQGTVRVGPSVRWTIHASNAASGSRPVAVGAPVSLLWHSVDGVVIPLT
- the glgC gene encoding glucose-1-phosphate adenylyltransferase, with protein sequence MSLQFPKSIIPLSFHFNTVLLQFAAMNNIFTMILAGGKGERLSPLTEQRAKPAVPFGGKYRIIDFALSNCLNSGLRKIAVLIQYKSHSLDKHIRSGWNILNAELGEYIASVPPQQRISEEWYRGTADAVYQNMFLLDTEQADYLLILAGDHIYKMNYAEMFHWLLAKGADAVVGALDIPIEDATRFGVISVDEDLRINRFDEKPKHPTPIPGDPTHAFASMGIYLFKTSAIKKYLIADAQEGTAHDFGKNIIPRMIQEGRVYAFKFQDENKKAVKYWRDIGTLDAYWEANMDLVAVDPLFNLYDPNWPIRTYQGQFPPAKFVFAQDYQGGRMGVALDSVVCGGCIVSGGRIQNSVLSPNVRVLDHAEVRESIVMENVVIGEHSRIRRAIIDKDVIIPAHTEIGYDREADARRFTVTESGLVVISKGMKLNASLDPSG